In one window of Defluviimonas sp. SAOS-178_SWC DNA:
- the iolE gene encoding myo-inosose-2 dehydratase, which translates to MIQFGTNPIAWANDDDQSLGADIPTSRILEEAGRLIGFDGIENGHRWPQDDPEALRALLAGYGLTFISGWHSLNLLAHSVDDEKRAIQPHLDKLAHNGCKVAIACETSNSVQGLDQPLGTRPVLDAAGMRDFGAKVEEVAAYSAAQGIDLVYHHHMGTVVQSPEDIDAFMAATGPATKLLFDAGHCYFGGGDPEAVLKKHVGRVRHFHAKNVRPAVRAKVEAEGWSFMDGVRGGVFTVPGDQEGAIDFTPLLKILAANGYDGWIVIEAEQDPAVRNPLLYQTLGLATLKRIARETGLI; encoded by the coding sequence ATGATCCAGTTCGGCACCAACCCCATCGCCTGGGCCAACGACGACGACCAGTCCCTAGGCGCGGATATCCCGACAAGCCGAATCCTCGAGGAGGCCGGCCGCCTGATCGGCTTCGACGGGATCGAGAACGGCCACCGCTGGCCGCAGGACGACCCCGAGGCGCTGCGCGCCCTTCTCGCCGGTTACGGGCTGACGTTCATCTCGGGCTGGCATTCGCTGAACCTGCTCGCCCATTCGGTCGACGACGAGAAGCGCGCGATCCAGCCGCATCTCGACAAGCTGGCGCACAACGGCTGCAAGGTGGCGATCGCCTGCGAGACTTCGAACTCCGTCCAGGGGCTCGACCAGCCGCTCGGCACGCGCCCCGTGCTGGATGCGGCCGGAATGCGCGACTTCGGCGCGAAGGTCGAGGAGGTCGCCGCCTACTCTGCGGCGCAGGGCATCGACCTCGTCTATCACCACCATATGGGCACCGTCGTGCAAAGCCCCGAGGATATCGACGCCTTCATGGCCGCCACGGGGCCCGCGACGAAGCTTCTCTTCGATGCCGGGCATTGCTATTTCGGCGGCGGCGACCCCGAGGCGGTGCTGAAAAAGCATGTCGGCCGCGTGCGCCACTTCCACGCCAAGAATGTCCGCCCTGCGGTCCGCGCGAAGGTGGAGGCGGAGGGCTGGTCCTTCATGGACGGCGTGCGCGGCGGCGTCTTCACCGTGCCGGGCGACCAGGAGGGGGCCATCGACTTCACGCCGCTTCTGAAAATCCTCGCCGCGAACGGCTATGACGGCTGGATTGTGATCGAGGCCGAGCAGGATCCGGCCGTCCGCAACCCGCTCCTCTACCAGACGCTCGGCCTCGCGACGCTAAAACGGATTGCCCGGGAAACCGGATTGATCTGA
- the iolG gene encoding inositol 2-dehydrogenase, producing MPLRFGILGAGRIGKVHARAVASDSGARLVAVADAIGAAAEALAGAYGADVRTVGGIIEADDIDAVIICTPTDTHAELIEAAVRAGKAVFCEKPVDLDVQRVRDVLKVVAAENGTLMVGFNRRFDPDFMAVKAAIDAGKVGEVEMVTISSRDPGAPPYDYITRSGGIFRDMTIHDFDMARWLLGEEVETVQAAASVLVDRKIGELGDYDSVNVILRTKSGRQAVITNSRRATYGYDQRIEVLGSKGAVSAQNMAEANIEIATADGFQRPPLLNFFMTRYVAAYANEIAGFIAAVTNGTATPTTGEDGLMALVLADAALKSVETGQTVNVAR from the coding sequence ATGCCACTTCGTTTCGGAATTCTGGGGGCGGGCCGCATTGGCAAGGTCCATGCGCGGGCGGTCGCCTCCGACAGCGGCGCCAGGCTCGTCGCCGTCGCGGATGCCATCGGCGCCGCCGCCGAAGCCCTTGCGGGCGCCTATGGCGCCGATGTCCGGACGGTCGGCGGGATCATCGAGGCGGACGACATCGACGCGGTGATCATCTGCACGCCGACCGATACCCATGCGGAGCTGATCGAGGCGGCGGTCAGGGCCGGCAAGGCCGTCTTCTGCGAAAAGCCGGTCGATCTTGACGTGCAGCGCGTACGGGACGTGCTCAAGGTCGTCGCCGCCGAGAACGGCACGCTGATGGTCGGCTTCAACCGGCGCTTCGATCCCGATTTCATGGCGGTGAAGGCCGCCATCGACGCGGGCAAGGTCGGCGAGGTCGAGATGGTCACGATCTCGTCCCGCGATCCGGGCGCCCCGCCTTACGACTATATCACCCGCTCGGGCGGCATCTTCCGCGACATGACCATCCACGACTTCGACATGGCCCGCTGGCTGCTCGGCGAAGAGGTCGAGACGGTGCAGGCCGCCGCCTCGGTGCTGGTCGACAGGAAGATCGGCGAGCTGGGCGACTACGACTCGGTCAACGTCATCCTGCGGACGAAATCGGGGCGCCAGGCGGTGATCACCAACTCGCGTCGGGCCACCTATGGCTATGACCAGCGGATCGAGGTGCTGGGGTCGAAGGGGGCAGTGTCCGCGCAGAACATGGCCGAGGCGAATATCGAGATCGCGACCGCCGACGGTTTCCAGCGGCCGCCGCTCCTGAACTTCTTCATGACGCGGTATGTCGCGGCATATGCCAACGAGATCGCGGGCTTCATCGCGGCGGTCACGAACGGGACCGCGACGCCGACGACCGGCGAAGACGGCCTGATGGCCCTGGTTCTGGCCGATGCCGCCCTGAAATCGGTGGAAACCGGCCAGACCGTGAACGTAGCCCGGTAG
- a CDS encoding TIM barrel protein: MLNLAINHMTAPRLSHIELLELARDTGCVGVEFRTDLGRPLFDGEAPEAVGQRARDMGLRIVGLSQVYPFNAWSDAIRDEVAALIKTATACGAETISLIPRNDGAGLGDGERQANLRLSMRAIRPMLQDAGMVALIEPLGFLRSSLRSKADAVEAIEALDAVGVFRIVHDTFHHYLAGGGPVFPEHTGIIHMSGVVDQSLGMPEIEDQHRVLVDAQDRLGNIDQIERMLTIGYTGPISMEAFSPLTHALTDPAAELARSFEFIRGRLAALAGTTAMAENIVHTQ, encoded by the coding sequence ATGCTGAACCTGGCCATCAACCACATGACGGCTCCGCGGCTCTCCCACATCGAGCTGCTCGAACTGGCACGAGACACCGGCTGCGTGGGCGTTGAGTTCCGCACCGATCTCGGCCGGCCGCTGTTCGACGGAGAGGCGCCCGAGGCCGTGGGGCAGCGTGCCCGCGACATGGGTTTGCGGATCGTCGGCCTCAGCCAGGTCTATCCGTTCAACGCCTGGAGCGATGCGATCCGCGACGAGGTCGCGGCGCTGATCAAGACCGCCACGGCCTGCGGCGCCGAGACCATCAGCCTCATTCCGCGCAACGATGGCGCCGGGCTTGGCGACGGCGAACGGCAGGCGAACCTGCGTCTTTCCATGCGGGCGATCAGGCCGATGCTTCAGGATGCCGGCATGGTGGCGCTCATCGAACCGCTGGGGTTTCTGCGGTCGTCGCTGCGCTCCAAAGCTGATGCGGTCGAGGCGATCGAGGCGCTGGACGCGGTCGGGGTCTTCAGGATCGTGCACGACACCTTCCATCACTATCTCGCCGGCGGCGGCCCGGTCTTCCCCGAACATACCGGTATCATCCACATGTCAGGCGTGGTCGATCAATCGCTCGGAATGCCCGAAATCGAGGATCAGCATCGCGTTCTCGTCGATGCTCAGGATCGCCTGGGCAACATCGACCAGATCGAGCGCATGCTGACGATCGGGTATACCGGACCGATCTCGATGGAGGCCTTCTCGCCTCTGACCCATGCGCTGACCGACCCGGCTGCGGAGCTGGCGAGGTCGTTCGAATTCATCCGGGGCAGGCTTGCCGCGCTGGCGGGGACGACGGCGATGGCCGAGAACATCGTCCACACGCAATAG
- a CDS encoding Gfo/Idh/MocA family oxidoreductase yields the protein MPFRTASDIKSKKFVTQRRERRQDHHRHVSIAGTDAGKHVWCEKPMALTRDDVVDMTRAAERSGAVTLVGDNFIHNPAFRHARRLIAEAGPFRKCGASGRRTQELRRGQVRRSFRFRRPTTRRRRVR from the coding sequence ATGCCCTTCAGAACCGCATCGGACATCAAATCCAAAAAATTCGTCACACAGCGGCGCGAGCGGCGTCAAGATCACCATCGTCACGTCTCCATCGCCGGGACGGATGCCGGCAAGCATGTCTGGTGCGAAAAGCCGATGGCGCTGACCCGCGACGACGTCGTTGACATGACGAGAGCGGCAGAGCGGAGTGGGGCCGTCACGCTTGTCGGAGACAACTTTATCCACAACCCCGCCTTCCGGCACGCCCGACGGCTGATCGCGGAAGCCGGGCCTTTTCGGAAGTGCGGCGCTAGCGGACGGCGGACGCAGGAGCTGCGTCGCGGGCAGGTCCGGCGGTCGTTCCGCTTCCGTCGCCCGACCACGCGGCGCCGGCGGGTCCGGTGA